One Chitinophaga parva DNA segment encodes these proteins:
- a CDS encoding beta-1,6-N-acetylglucosaminyltransferase, translating into MRHAFIILAHKQPAQLLRLLRRLSHPQIDAFIHLDAKVDKKDWEHIFEHPQTYYVADRVSVTWAGYGTIAAALKGIASVRQSGTHYDYVHLISAQDYPLVGAADLYNYFEQHPGLQFLDVLTPAALQPMMKKITQWHFEDWKIPGKYKVTQLINALLPKRKHPLGLEVFGGSLWWSLTADCAYWCLNYISQHPQLERFYKYTWGGDEFIFQTVIMHSDFRGQVHNDYLRYIDWSEGHAHPRTFTMADLPAILQSGKLLARKFDMATAPQVLDAIDAHVQQKSTR; encoded by the coding sequence ATGAGGCACGCTTTTATCATCCTGGCGCATAAGCAACCGGCGCAGCTGCTAAGGCTTTTGCGTCGCTTGTCGCATCCGCAGATAGACGCCTTTATCCACCTGGATGCCAAGGTGGATAAGAAGGATTGGGAGCATATATTTGAGCACCCGCAAACATATTATGTGGCAGACCGGGTAAGTGTAACCTGGGCGGGTTATGGCACGATTGCCGCCGCGCTGAAAGGCATTGCCAGCGTGCGCCAGTCAGGTACCCATTACGATTATGTGCACCTCATCAGCGCACAGGATTATCCATTGGTGGGGGCAGCTGATCTTTACAACTACTTTGAACAGCACCCGGGATTGCAATTCCTGGATGTCCTTACCCCTGCTGCATTGCAGCCCATGATGAAAAAGATCACCCAATGGCATTTTGAAGACTGGAAGATACCGGGGAAATATAAAGTGACGCAGCTTATCAATGCGCTGCTTCCCAAGCGGAAGCATCCCCTGGGCCTGGAGGTGTTTGGCGGCTCCCTGTGGTGGAGCCTCACTGCGGATTGTGCATACTGGTGCCTCAATTACATCAGCCAGCACCCGCAGCTGGAGCGGTTCTATAAATACACCTGGGGCGGGGATGAATTTATTTTCCAGACAGTGATCATGCACAGTGATTTCCGGGGGCAGGTGCACAACGACTACCTGCGTTATATAGACTGGTCTGAAGGGCATGCCCACCCCAGAACATTTACCATGGCTGATCTGCCAGCCATCTTACAAAGTGGCAAATTGCTGGCGCGGAAATTTGACATGGCCACCGCACCGCAGG
- a CDS encoding lipopolysaccharide biosynthesis protein: MGLRISGILKNRHLLSLTGNVVMAYFNLLSFALLVRVLGKDPFGEWVLFLATYGILDQIRTALLQSGIIKFCTGAGEENYTLGTGAAWYISLLLTGGYVVLSSLLFLFAGNLFSPTWHFFFGYLGIMTLLSLPFNMATWLLQASHRFDKIVQIRFMQNGSFLVFLGVFYFSGTLELHTVLYAYALSLLVTSLYCLYFGWAELHAMRHRNTARIMEMYRYGRLIIGSMLSSALLNYSDNLVLRTMISPAAVAIYSIPQKFMEVIEIILRSFVATSQPTLSEEANKGNLAGVARAFCRYTGTVTILILPFIIGMLLFVQPLITLLASVKYISATGIVIIFLLSAILYPIDRFTGVTLDMINKPGVNFYKNLLKLVLNIILDITLVWMFNDIKAVAIASSLNLLFAVIFGYYFLKKYLPDLEFKSIWQLGWQECKQLVRKVRSARFNLKSDQS, from the coding sequence ATGGGCCTCCGTATTTCCGGCATTTTAAAGAACAGGCATTTACTATCGTTAACCGGTAACGTTGTGATGGCCTATTTCAACCTGTTGTCCTTTGCGTTATTGGTACGCGTGTTAGGGAAAGACCCCTTCGGGGAATGGGTGCTCTTCCTGGCCACCTATGGCATTCTTGACCAGATCCGCACGGCGCTGCTGCAATCCGGCATCATTAAATTCTGCACAGGGGCTGGTGAAGAAAATTACACCCTGGGCACGGGCGCGGCATGGTACATCTCCCTCCTGCTCACCGGTGGTTACGTGGTGCTCTCCTCGCTGCTGTTCTTATTTGCAGGCAACCTTTTCAGCCCCACCTGGCATTTCTTCTTTGGTTACCTGGGCATCATGACGTTGTTATCCCTTCCTTTCAATATGGCCACCTGGCTGCTGCAGGCCAGCCACCGGTTTGATAAGATCGTGCAGATCCGGTTTATGCAGAACGGATCGTTCCTGGTTTTCCTGGGCGTGTTTTATTTTTCGGGCACGCTGGAACTGCATACCGTGCTTTACGCCTATGCCCTGTCACTGCTGGTCACCAGCTTATATTGCTTGTACTTTGGCTGGGCGGAGCTGCATGCCATGCGCCACCGCAACACCGCGCGGATAATGGAAATGTACAGATACGGCCGTTTGATCATCGGCAGCATGTTGTCTTCCGCGTTGCTCAATTATTCAGACAACCTTGTGCTCCGTACCATGATCAGTCCTGCGGCGGTGGCTATTTACAGCATTCCGCAGAAATTCATGGAGGTAATTGAAATTATACTGAGAAGCTTTGTGGCTACTTCCCAGCCCACGCTTTCCGAGGAAGCAAACAAAGGCAACCTGGCCGGTGTGGCCAGGGCTTTTTGCCGGTACACCGGTACCGTAACGATTTTGATCCTGCCCTTCATCATCGGTATGCTGCTGTTTGTGCAACCGCTGATAACGCTGCTGGCCTCTGTTAAGTATATCTCCGCCACCGGCATCGTGATCATTTTCCTCCTGTCTGCCATCCTCTACCCCATTGACCGTTTTACCGGTGTAACGCTGGATATGATCAACAAACCGGGGGTGAATTTTTATAAGAACCTCCTGAAACTGGTGCTCAACATTATTCTCGATATCACACTGGTGTGGATGTTCAACGATATTAAAGCGGTGGCCATCGCTTCTTCGCTCAACCTGTTGTTTGCCGTGATCTTTGGCTACTACTTCCTGAAAAAATACCTGCCGGACCTTGAATTTAAAAGTATCTGGCAGCTGGGCTGGCAGGAATGCAAACAACTGGTCCGCAAAGTGAGGTCGGCCCGCTTTAATTTAAAATCCGACCAGTCATGA